Proteins encoded together in one Deinococcus hopiensis KR-140 window:
- a CDS encoding pyruvate, water dikinase regulatory protein, translated as MSSPTAQPRTVLIVSDHTGLTAETVARALLAHFPDQPLKYIQRSFVGTVAAAQGVAREVAALASRGERPLIFTTITDASVLRELDMAPAQVFDLLGPGLTRLEGELGVPASRRVGRHHDMHDQQSYLARMDALDFALATDDGLGDRQYGLADVILVGVSRAGKTPTSLFLALQHGIRASNYPLAEDDFERESLPIPLEAHRAKLHGLTIDPRRLHAIRTQRKPASRYASLEQCEHEVRRAERLFQRAGVPVRDTTSASVEEIAAGILAQVRRG; from the coding sequence ATGTCCTCCCCCACAGCACAACCCCGCACGGTCCTGATCGTCTCGGACCATACGGGCCTCACCGCCGAGACGGTGGCCCGGGCGCTGCTGGCGCACTTCCCCGATCAGCCGCTGAAGTACATTCAGCGCTCCTTCGTCGGTACGGTTGCGGCCGCGCAGGGCGTGGCGCGTGAGGTGGCCGCCCTGGCTTCTCGTGGCGAGCGTCCCCTGATCTTCACCACCATCACCGACGCCTCTGTGCTGCGCGAACTCGACATGGCCCCCGCCCAGGTCTTCGATCTGCTGGGCCCCGGCCTCACGCGGCTGGAGGGCGAGCTGGGCGTGCCGGCTTCGCGCCGGGTGGGGCGGCACCACGATATGCACGATCAGCAGAGCTACCTCGCGCGGATGGACGCTCTGGATTTCGCCCTTGCCACCGACGACGGCCTGGGGGACCGGCAGTACGGCCTCGCAGACGTGATCCTGGTGGGCGTCAGCCGCGCGGGCAAGACGCCCACGAGCCTCTTCCTGGCCCTCCAGCACGGCATTCGTGCCAGCAATTATCCGCTCGCCGAGGACGATTTCGAGCGCGAGTCGCTGCCCATCCCCCTCGAAGCGCACCGGGCCAAACTGCATGGCCTGACCATCGACCCCCGGCGGCTGCACGCCATCCGTACCCAGCGGAAGCCCGCCAGTCGCTACGCCAGCCTGGAGCAGTGTGAACACGAGGTCCGCCGCGCCGAGCGGCTCTTTCAGCGTGCGGGCGTCCCCGTGCGCGACACCACCAGCGCCAGCGTGGAGGAGATCGCCGCCGGGATTCTGGCCCAGGTGCGGCGGGGGTAG
- the ppsA gene encoding phosphoenolpyruvate synthase, translated as MNMVRWFQTLKMGDVEIVGGKNASIGEMIQGLSDAGVRVPGGFATTADAFRAFLDHNRIEEKINARLSALDVNDVVALAAAGKEIRDWVEAGELPGELETAIRGAYAQMTQETGGTEPDVAVRSSATAEDLPEASFAGQQETFLNVRGIEGVLHHVRLVFASLYNDRAISYRVHHGFAHAEVALSAGVQRMVRTDLGVSGVAFTLDTESGYRDAVLVTAAYGLGELVVQGAVNPDEFFVYKPALKAGKKAVLRRTLGSKARKMVYAAGRGVESVDVPAQDARRFCLSDEHLTELARQCVAIEEHYGRPMDIEWGVDGRDGQVYILQARPETVQSRAGRTLERFELTGKGTMLVEGRAVGNRIGAGTVRVVRDVSQMDQVGDGDVLVADMTDPDWEPVMKRASAIVTNRGGRTCHAAIIARELGIPAVVGTGNATRELKSGHEVTVSCAEGDTGYVYAGRLAHRVHRVELDAMPDVPIKIMMNVASPDRAFSFAALPNEGVGLARVEFIISNVIGIHPRALLDYPNVPDDVKAQIDEKTAGYASPRDFFREKLAEGVANIAAAFAPKPVIVRLSDFKSNEYAHLIGGPAYEPHEENPMIGFRGASRYRSPDFAAAFAMECEAIKGVRDDMGLTNVQVMIPFVRTVGEAQTIIALLEKNGLRRGENDLKVIMMCEVPSNAILADQFLEHFDGFSIGSNDLTQLTLALDRDSGLVADLFDEQDEAVLALMERAIKAAKRAGKYIGICGQGPSDHPALAQWLMDQGIDSVSLNPDSVLSTWLHLAGEGTGERETVQA; from the coding sequence ATGAATATGGTTCGCTGGTTCCAAACACTAAAGATGGGCGATGTCGAAATTGTGGGGGGCAAGAACGCCTCCATCGGAGAGATGATTCAGGGCCTTTCGGATGCGGGCGTGCGGGTACCTGGCGGCTTCGCCACCACCGCGGACGCGTTTCGGGCCTTTTTAGACCACAACCGGATCGAGGAGAAAATCAATGCCCGCCTCTCGGCCCTGGACGTGAACGACGTGGTGGCCCTCGCGGCGGCTGGCAAGGAAATCCGGGACTGGGTGGAGGCAGGCGAGTTGCCGGGTGAACTCGAAACCGCCATCCGGGGCGCCTACGCGCAGATGACGCAGGAGACGGGAGGAACAGAGCCCGACGTGGCTGTGCGCTCCAGCGCCACCGCCGAGGACCTGCCTGAGGCAAGCTTCGCTGGGCAGCAGGAAACCTTTCTGAACGTGCGCGGGATTGAAGGCGTGTTGCACCACGTCCGCCTCGTCTTTGCCTCCCTCTACAACGACCGGGCGATCAGCTACCGCGTCCACCACGGCTTCGCCCACGCGGAGGTGGCGCTGTCGGCGGGCGTGCAGCGCATGGTGCGCACCGACCTGGGCGTCAGCGGGGTGGCCTTTACCCTGGACACCGAGAGCGGCTACCGCGACGCCGTGCTGGTGACGGCGGCCTACGGTTTGGGCGAACTGGTGGTGCAGGGGGCCGTGAACCCCGACGAATTCTTCGTGTACAAGCCCGCCTTGAAGGCTGGGAAAAAAGCCGTGCTGCGCCGCACCCTGGGCAGCAAGGCCCGCAAGATGGTGTACGCGGCAGGGAGGGGCGTCGAATCGGTGGACGTGCCCGCACAAGACGCCCGCCGCTTCTGCCTGTCGGACGAACACCTGACCGAACTCGCCCGGCAGTGCGTCGCCATTGAGGAACACTATGGCCGTCCGATGGACATCGAGTGGGGCGTAGACGGGCGCGATGGGCAGGTCTACATCCTGCAGGCCCGCCCCGAGACGGTGCAAAGCCGCGCCGGGCGCACGCTGGAACGCTTCGAGCTGACCGGCAAGGGCACCATGCTGGTAGAGGGCCGCGCGGTGGGCAACCGCATCGGCGCGGGCACCGTCCGCGTGGTGCGCGACGTGTCGCAGATGGACCAGGTGGGTGACGGCGACGTGCTGGTGGCCGACATGACAGACCCCGACTGGGAACCCGTGATGAAGCGGGCCTCCGCCATCGTCACCAACCGGGGAGGGCGCACCTGCCACGCGGCGATCATCGCCCGGGAGCTGGGCATTCCGGCCGTGGTGGGCACGGGCAACGCCACCCGCGAACTCAAAAGCGGCCATGAGGTGACAGTCAGTTGCGCCGAGGGGGACACGGGATACGTCTACGCGGGCAGGCTCGCCCACCGGGTCCACCGGGTGGAGTTGGACGCCATGCCCGACGTGCCCATAAAGATCATGATGAACGTGGCCTCGCCGGACCGCGCCTTTTCCTTCGCCGCGCTGCCCAACGAGGGCGTAGGCCTCGCCCGGGTGGAATTCATCATCTCGAACGTGATTGGCATTCACCCCCGCGCGCTGCTGGATTACCCGAATGTGCCGGATGACGTCAAGGCCCAGATCGACGAGAAAACGGCCGGGTACGCCTCCCCGCGCGACTTCTTCCGCGAGAAGCTGGCGGAGGGCGTGGCGAACATCGCGGCGGCCTTCGCGCCCAAGCCCGTGATCGTGCGCCTCTCCGATTTCAAGAGCAACGAGTACGCGCACCTCATTGGCGGCCCAGCCTACGAGCCGCACGAGGAAAACCCCATGATCGGCTTCCGGGGAGCGAGCCGCTACCGCTCGCCTGACTTCGCCGCCGCCTTTGCGATGGAGTGCGAGGCGATCAAGGGTGTGCGCGACGACATGGGCCTCACCAACGTGCAGGTCATGATTCCCTTCGTCCGCACGGTGGGCGAGGCGCAAACCATCATTGCCCTTCTGGAGAAAAACGGGCTTAGGCGCGGCGAGAATGACCTCAAGGTCATCATGATGTGCGAGGTCCCCTCGAACGCCATCCTGGCCGATCAATTCCTGGAGCACTTCGACGGCTTTTCCATCGGCTCGAACGACCTGACGCAGCTCACCCTGGCGCTGGACCGCGACTCGGGGCTGGTGGCGGACCTGTTCGACGAGCAGGATGAGGCCGTGCTGGCGTTGATGGAGCGGGCGATCAAAGCGGCCAAGCGGGCAGGCAAGTACATCGGCATCTGTGGCCAGGGCCCCAGCGACCATCCGGCGCTGGCCCAGTGGCTGATGGATCAGGGCATCGACTCGGTGAGCCTTAACCCGGACAGCGTGCTGAGCACCTGGCTGCACCTGGCTGGCGAAGGCACCGGGGAGCGGGAGACCGTGCAGGCGTAG
- a CDS encoding 23S rRNA (cytosine(2499)-C(5))-methyltransferase, producing MSASPRLRLRVSAPAESHLRAGHPWLYEGSVREQNREGEAGELAVVYDRRDRFLAIGLYDPHSPLRLRVLHVGLPVTVDETWWSTRLDTALLRRASLFGPDTDGYRMVNGESDGFPGLVLDRYADTLVLKVYTAAWFPHLPLLLGLLETRFPGFRAVLRLSRNIEGRAEAAGLRDGQTLVGEEPGGPVIFCETGLRFEADVVRGQKTGFFLDQRENRRRVEGLAKGRRVLNAFSFSGGFSLYAARGGAKEVVSLDISAHALAGAARNFALNGDDLQVAACLHETVQADVFEWLTQTKRSFDLVVLDPPSLARREAEREGAIRAYAKLVNDGLRRLAPGGILVSASCSAHVGADEFFEAVRASVRRSGRRFRELRTSRHAPDHHASFPEAEYLKAIFVQLED from the coding sequence ATGTCTGCTTCTCCCCGTCTCCGGCTGCGTGTGAGCGCCCCTGCCGAATCGCACCTGCGGGCGGGTCACCCCTGGCTGTACGAAGGCAGCGTGCGGGAGCAAAACCGCGAGGGCGAGGCCGGAGAACTGGCCGTGGTGTATGACCGCCGGGACCGCTTTCTGGCGATTGGGCTGTACGATCCGCACTCGCCCCTGCGCCTGCGCGTGCTGCATGTGGGCCTGCCCGTCACCGTGGACGAGACGTGGTGGAGCACGCGGCTGGACACCGCCCTCCTGCGCCGCGCGTCCCTGTTTGGGCCGGATACCGACGGCTACCGGATGGTGAACGGCGAGAGCGACGGCTTTCCCGGGCTGGTGCTGGACCGCTACGCGGACACGCTGGTGCTGAAGGTCTACACCGCCGCTTGGTTTCCCCACCTGCCCCTGTTGCTGGGCCTGCTGGAAACGCGCTTTCCCGGCTTTCGTGCGGTACTGCGCCTCAGCCGCAATATTGAAGGGCGGGCGGAGGCAGCGGGGCTCCGTGACGGGCAGACGCTCGTGGGCGAGGAGCCCGGAGGCCCGGTCATCTTCTGCGAGACGGGCCTCCGGTTTGAGGCAGATGTGGTGCGCGGGCAAAAGACGGGTTTTTTTCTGGACCAGCGCGAAAACCGCCGACGGGTGGAGGGGCTGGCGAAGGGGCGGCGGGTGCTGAACGCCTTTTCCTTTTCGGGGGGCTTCTCGCTGTATGCAGCGCGGGGCGGGGCAAAGGAAGTCGTGAGCCTGGACATCAGCGCCCACGCTTTGGCCGGCGCGGCGCGGAACTTCGCCCTCAATGGGGATGATCTCCAGGTCGCCGCCTGTTTGCATGAGACCGTGCAGGCCGACGTGTTCGAGTGGTTGACCCAGACGAAGCGGAGCTTTGACCTCGTGGTGCTTGACCCCCCCTCGCTGGCCCGGCGCGAGGCCGAGCGGGAGGGGGCCATCCGCGCCTACGCGAAACTGGTGAACGACGGCCTGCGCCGCCTCGCGCCGGGGGGCATTCTGGTCAGTGCGTCGTGCAGCGCCCACGTCGGTGCGGACGAGTTCTTTGAGGCCGTGCGCGCGTCGGTGCGCCGCAGTGGCCGCCGCTTTCGCGAACTGCGCACGAGCCGCCACGCACCGGACCACCACGCCTCCTTTCCGGAAGCCGAGTACCTCAAGGCGATTTTCGTGCAGTTGGAGGACTGA
- a CDS encoding MFS transporter: MTAPARLLRLSLGFLIAALAAELADELVDGATGSAWPLVRADLALSYAQIGLLLGLPAIFANVIEPLFGLLADRGYRKHLVLGGGLAFALSLCLFAASGDFWPLLAALLLFYPASGAFVSLTQAALMDAEPERREQNMARWTLVGSVGNVVGPLLVGLSVTLGLGWRPVFGLLAALTVGALALMWRSRTALAQEVETGEGLNFREAWRDIRGALARADVRRWLLLLEAGNLTADVFRGLVALYFVDSVGASPAVAGLAVTVFTGVGLLGDVLVVPLLERVSGVAYLRVSSLLTALLFPAFFLVPQITGKLVLLGLLGLLNAGWYAVLQARLYGSLPERSGTVMALGSVTGMVGGAVPLALGWIAGHFGLEAALWCLLAGPLSLLLGLPRKRPG; the protein is encoded by the coding sequence GTGACCGCACCTGCACGCCTGCTGAGGCTTTCCCTCGGCTTCCTGATCGCTGCCCTCGCCGCCGAACTGGCCGACGAACTCGTGGACGGAGCCACCGGCTCGGCGTGGCCGCTCGTCCGCGCGGACCTCGCGCTCTCCTATGCGCAGATCGGCCTGCTGCTGGGTCTGCCCGCTATCTTCGCGAATGTCATCGAACCGCTGTTCGGGCTGCTGGCGGACCGGGGGTACAGAAAACATCTGGTGCTGGGCGGTGGGCTGGCCTTCGCCCTGTCGCTGTGCCTCTTCGCCGCCTCGGGAGACTTCTGGCCGCTGCTCGCCGCGTTGCTGCTGTTCTACCCGGCTTCGGGCGCGTTCGTGAGCCTGACCCAGGCCGCACTGATGGACGCCGAACCCGAGCGGCGCGAGCAGAACATGGCCCGCTGGACGCTGGTGGGTTCGGTGGGCAACGTCGTCGGGCCGCTGCTCGTCGGCCTCTCCGTCACGCTGGGTCTGGGTTGGCGGCCCGTGTTCGGCCTGCTTGCCGCGCTGACCGTGGGCGCGCTCGCCCTGATGTGGCGCTCCCGAACCGCTCTCGCGCAAGAGGTGGAGACGGGGGAAGGGCTCAACTTCCGTGAAGCGTGGCGCGACATTCGGGGCGCGCTGGCCCGCGCCGATGTACGCCGCTGGCTGCTGCTGCTGGAAGCGGGAAACCTGACGGCAGACGTATTTCGCGGCCTCGTGGCGCTGTATTTCGTGGACAGCGTGGGCGCTTCGCCGGCGGTGGCAGGGCTGGCCGTAACCGTCTTTACCGGCGTGGGCCTCCTCGGCGACGTGCTGGTGGTGCCGCTCCTGGAGCGGGTGTCCGGCGTGGCGTACCTGCGGGTCTCTTCGCTGCTCACCGCGCTGCTCTTTCCCGCCTTCTTCCTCGTGCCCCAGATCACGGGCAAGCTCGTGCTGCTCGGTCTTCTGGGCCTGCTCAATGCCGGCTGGTACGCCGTTTTGCAGGCGAGGCTCTACGGCAGCCTGCCGGAGCGCAGCGGCACGGTCATGGCCTTGGGCAGCGTGACCGGCATGGTGGGCGGCGCGGTGCCCCTCGCGCTGGGGTGGATCGCAGGGCACTTCGGACTGGAAGCGGCCCTGTGGTGCTTGCTGGCCGGACCCCTGTCCCTCTTGCTCGGCTTGCCCCGGAAGCGGCCGGGATGA
- a CDS encoding LysE family translocator yields the protein MIPLHDLLLFALAALVLVLTPGPNMMYVVSRALLQGRRAGVLSLGGVLLGFLVHMLAASFGLSALLLAVPYAYLALKLAGATYLLWLAWQAVKPGGSSPFAPRTLPHGPAWRLVQMGFMTNLLNPKVAVFYLALLPQFIRPERGPPIVQSLVLGLTQISVSCLVNFSLVMTAGSVAAFLAARPRWARIQRQWMGAVLGGLALRLAFDHGR from the coding sequence GTGATTCCGCTGCACGATCTGCTGCTCTTTGCCCTGGCCGCCCTCGTGCTGGTGCTGACGCCGGGGCCAAACATGATGTACGTGGTGTCGCGCGCGCTGTTGCAGGGACGGCGGGCGGGCGTGCTGTCGCTGGGGGGCGTGCTGCTGGGATTTCTGGTGCATATGCTGGCGGCGTCGTTCGGCCTCTCGGCGCTGCTGCTGGCCGTGCCCTACGCCTACCTGGCCCTCAAGCTGGCCGGGGCCACCTACCTGCTATGGCTGGCGTGGCAGGCGGTCAAGCCGGGCGGAAGCTCGCCCTTCGCGCCCCGCACCCTGCCCCACGGTCCAGCCTGGCGGCTGGTTCAGATGGGCTTCATGACCAACCTGCTTAACCCCAAGGTGGCCGTGTTCTACCTGGCGCTGCTGCCGCAGTTCATCCGTCCGGAACGCGGGCCGCCCATCGTGCAGAGTCTGGTGCTGGGGCTGACCCAGATCAGCGTGAGTTGCCTGGTGAACTTCTCGCTGGTGATGACGGCGGGAAGCGTGGCGGCTTTTCTGGCGGCGCGCCCCCGGTGGGCCAGAATCCAGCGGCAGTGGATGGGGGCGGTGCTGGGTGGGCTGGCATTGCGCCTGGCGTTCGACCACGGCCGGTAA
- a CDS encoding branched-chain amino acid ABC transporter substrate-binding protein has protein sequence MQPSKSLLKKLIVSALLLSGASQAATIKIASVSPLSGSLTPIGSEVRRGAELAVQKQVQAFKAMGHDLVLVPMDDQASATQGALVAKNILADRSILGVVGALNSSVSNVLAQALAPAKLATISPASTNDQLTQHDWVNFSRVVAPDSAQAVAAADYIADELKAGSVYVVSDNTAYGNGLTKVLQASLKKRSVKVAGYLGASNASQIADAVKKVKASGAGVVYFGGTDDTGSALVKALRDAGVTATFMGGDGLDSPSFLRRAGIAAAGTVYSTVFGPVSTFNNALDFTNRYKAAYGAAPSGVAVYAYDATNALLAAIKSTLNGGRVPTRAQVSEAVRKVNLAACFSADQSQCATITGAVTFNDLGERQRSRVLIMKFDNVLQGQVAKIQIVNAESLK, from the coding sequence ATGCAGCCCTCCAAGAGCCTCCTGAAAAAACTGATTGTTTCGGCCCTGTTGCTGTCCGGCGCCTCGCAGGCCGCCACCATCAAGATCGCCTCCGTGAGCCCCCTGAGTGGCAGCCTCACGCCCATCGGCAGTGAGGTGCGGCGCGGTGCAGAACTCGCCGTGCAAAAGCAGGTGCAGGCGTTCAAGGCAATGGGCCACGACCTGGTGCTGGTGCCCATGGATGACCAGGCGTCGGCCACCCAAGGCGCGTTGGTGGCGAAAAACATCCTGGCGGACCGCAGCATTCTGGGTGTGGTGGGGGCGCTGAATTCCAGCGTGTCCAACGTGCTCGCGCAGGCGCTGGCCCCCGCCAAGCTGGCCACGATCTCGCCCGCGAGCACCAACGATCAACTCACGCAGCACGACTGGGTGAACTTCAGCCGCGTGGTCGCACCCGACAGCGCGCAGGCGGTGGCTGCCGCCGACTACATCGCCGACGAACTCAAGGCGGGCTCGGTGTACGTCGTCTCGGACAACACTGCCTACGGCAACGGTCTGACCAAGGTGCTGCAGGCCAGCCTGAAAAAGCGCTCGGTGAAGGTTGCCGGTTACCTGGGGGCTTCCAACGCGTCCCAGATCGCCGATGCGGTGAAAAAGGTCAAGGCCAGTGGAGCCGGTGTCGTCTACTTCGGCGGTACCGACGATACCGGCTCGGCCCTGGTCAAGGCGCTGCGCGACGCGGGTGTGACCGCCACGTTCATGGGCGGTGACGGCCTGGATTCGCCCTCCTTCCTCAGGCGTGCGGGCATCGCGGCGGCGGGCACGGTGTACTCCACCGTATTCGGGCCGGTCAGCACCTTCAACAACGCGCTGGACTTCACCAACCGCTACAAGGCGGCTTACGGCGCGGCCCCCAGCGGTGTGGCGGTGTACGCCTACGACGCCACAAATGCGCTGTTGGCGGCCATCAAGTCCACCTTGAACGGCGGCCGGGTGCCCACCCGTGCCCAAGTCAGCGAGGCTGTCCGCAAGGTCAACCTCGCCGCATGCTTCAGTGCCGATCAGAGCCAGTGCGCCACCATCACCGGGGCCGTCACCTTCAACGACCTCGGTGAGCGCCAGCGGTCGCGCGTGCTGATCATGAAGTTCGATAACGTGCTGCAGGGCCAGGTGGCCAAGATTCAGATCGTGAACGCCGAGAGCCTGAAGTAA
- the glcF gene encoding glycolate oxidase subunit GlcF has translation MAHAVDACVHCGFCLPACPTYALLGDEMDSPRGRIVLMKEVLEGTLPLADAAPHLDRCLGCQACVTACPSGVPYGELITSFRGWSEPQRERSPLDRAKRSAILKILPAPQVFSVAARVGQYAKPLAPLLPTALRAPLDLLPERVPAMQPSPKVTAARGRRRGRVAFLSGCAQQALTPNFNAATLRVLARNGIEVVIPEGQGCCGAAALHTGAREEALRLVRQNLAAFNPDDYDAILSNAAGCGAGLKEYPVVLHGLEGEQQARAFAAKVQDISEFLAGLLQEGGLEPFMPASRPLTIAYHDACHLAHAQGVRAAPRQLLKAIPGVTVAEVPEGDLCCGSAGTYNLEQPDLANQLGIRKAKNVLSTAPDLIASGNIGCHTQIQSHVRRQESRVPVMHTVEVLDLAYRGEL, from the coding sequence ATGGCGCACGCCGTCGACGCCTGCGTTCACTGCGGCTTCTGCCTGCCCGCCTGCCCCACCTACGCCCTCCTCGGCGACGAGATGGACAGCCCGCGCGGCCGCATCGTCCTGATGAAGGAGGTGCTGGAGGGCACCCTGCCCCTCGCCGACGCCGCGCCGCACCTGGACCGCTGCCTGGGTTGCCAGGCGTGCGTGACTGCCTGCCCCAGCGGCGTGCCCTACGGCGAACTTATCACCAGTTTCCGCGGCTGGTCCGAGCCCCAGCGGGAACGCTCGCCGCTGGACCGGGCCAAGCGCTCGGCAATTCTCAAAATCTTGCCTGCCCCACAGGTGTTCAGCGTGGCGGCCCGGGTCGGGCAGTACGCCAAGCCCCTCGCGCCCCTGCTGCCCACAGCCCTGCGCGCTCCGCTGGACCTGCTGCCCGAGCGCGTCCCCGCCATGCAGCCCAGCCCGAAGGTGACTGCAGCAAGGGGCAGGCGGCGGGGGCGGGTGGCCTTCCTCTCCGGATGCGCCCAGCAGGCCCTCACGCCCAATTTCAATGCGGCGACGCTGCGGGTACTCGCGCGCAACGGCATCGAAGTCGTGATTCCCGAAGGTCAGGGCTGCTGCGGGGCCGCCGCGCTCCACACTGGAGCGCGGGAGGAGGCGCTGCGGCTGGTCCGCCAAAACCTCGCGGCCTTCAACCCAGACGACTACGACGCCATCCTTTCTAACGCAGCGGGCTGCGGCGCGGGCCTCAAGGAATACCCGGTGGTGCTGCACGGCTTAGAGGGCGAGCAACAGGCGCGGGCCTTCGCTGCCAAGGTGCAGGACATCAGCGAATTTCTGGCCGGGCTGCTTCAGGAGGGCGGGCTGGAGCCGTTCATGCCCGCCTCGCGCCCCCTGACCATCGCCTACCACGACGCCTGTCACCTCGCCCACGCGCAGGGCGTGAGGGCCGCTCCCCGCCAGCTGCTCAAAGCCATTCCCGGCGTCACCGTGGCCGAGGTGCCCGAGGGCGACCTGTGCTGCGGCTCGGCGGGCACCTACAACCTTGAACAGCCGGACCTCGCCAATCAGCTTGGGATTCGCAAGGCGAAGAACGTCCTTTCCACCGCGCCGGACCTGATCGCGAGCGGCAACATTGGCTGTCACACCCAGATACAAAGCCATGTGCGGAGGCAGGAAAGCCGGGTGCCGGTGATGCACACGGTGGAAGTGCTGGACCTCGCGTACCGGGGGGAGCTGTGA
- a CDS encoding FAD-binding oxidoreductase — MIPRKTALSPGSPAPKPRSNAAPDNALAAELTRLLGPKKVLSALSERLSYRYDAIQFGETPLAVVLPESTADVVTAVQTARAAGVPIVGRGAASGLSGGAAPMQPGLVISFTRMTRLEVFPERREARAQAGVVTLSVTEMARPYGLLYPPDPASFRTSTIGGNLGENAGGPMCFKYGVTGDYVKSLEFVDAEGEVYEVGRGAYDLAGLLIGSEGTLGLITEATLRLTPPPKFTRTLMASFAEVGACAEAVSAAIAAGAVPSKLEFMDQACTRAVEDYLHLGLPVDAGAVLLVDTDGDDLDTVEEERALVEAACVEAGGTVRRASSDAESAALWQARRSVSPALGRIRPQRMNEDIVVPRSVLPDVVREIRALGDASGFPVVQFGHIGDGNLHPNILFDPRRESADAVHELAHQIAAVAIRHGGVLSGEHGIGTMKRPFMREAVDPVTLDVLWNVKRALDPAERLNPGKVLP; from the coding sequence GTGATTCCCCGTAAAACCGCCCTCTCGCCCGGTTCGCCTGCCCCCAAGCCCCGTTCCAACGCGGCGCCGGACAACGCCCTCGCCGCGGAGCTCACCCGCCTGCTGGGCCCAAAGAAGGTCCTCTCGGCCCTCTCCGAGCGGCTGAGCTACCGCTACGACGCCATTCAGTTTGGAGAAACGCCGCTCGCCGTCGTGCTGCCCGAGAGCACGGCGGACGTGGTAACGGCGGTGCAAACCGCGCGGGCGGCCGGCGTGCCCATCGTCGGGCGCGGCGCGGCCAGTGGGCTGAGCGGCGGCGCGGCCCCCATGCAGCCGGGCCTCGTCATCTCCTTTACCCGCATGACCCGGCTGGAAGTCTTTCCCGAGCGGCGCGAGGCTCGGGCACAGGCGGGGGTGGTCACGCTCAGCGTTACCGAAATGGCCCGGCCCTACGGCCTGCTCTACCCCCCCGATCCGGCGAGCTTCCGCACGAGCACCATCGGCGGCAATCTCGGCGAGAACGCGGGCGGCCCGATGTGCTTCAAGTACGGCGTGACGGGCGATTACGTGAAGTCGCTCGAATTCGTGGACGCGGAAGGCGAGGTCTACGAGGTGGGCCGGGGCGCTTATGATCTTGCCGGGCTCCTGATCGGCTCCGAGGGCACCCTGGGCCTGATTACGGAGGCCACGCTCCGCCTCACGCCGCCCCCGAAGTTCACCCGGACCCTGATGGCGAGCTTCGCGGAAGTGGGAGCCTGCGCCGAGGCGGTGAGCGCCGCCATCGCGGCCGGGGCCGTGCCCAGCAAGCTGGAATTCATGGACCAGGCGTGTACCCGGGCCGTGGAGGATTACCTGCACCTCGGCCTCCCAGTGGACGCTGGTGCGGTGCTGCTGGTGGACACCGACGGCGACGACCTGGACACGGTGGAGGAGGAGCGGGCCCTCGTGGAGGCGGCCTGCGTGGAGGCTGGAGGCACTGTGCGCCGCGCCTCCAGCGACGCCGAGAGCGCCGCGTTGTGGCAGGCCCGCCGCTCGGTTAGCCCCGCGCTGGGCCGCATTCGTCCCCAACGCATGAACGAGGACATCGTGGTTCCCAGGAGTGTGCTGCCCGACGTGGTGCGTGAAATTCGCGCGCTGGGTGACGCGAGCGGGTTCCCCGTCGTGCAGTTCGGGCACATTGGCGACGGCAACCTCCACCCCAACATCCTCTTCGATCCCCGGCGTGAGTCGGCGGACGCCGTACATGAGCTGGCCCACCAAATTGCAGCGGTGGCGATCCGGCACGGAGGTGTGCTGAGCGGCGAACACGGCATCGGCACCATGAAGCGGCCCTTTATGCGCGAAGCGGTGGACCCCGTGACCCTGGACGTCCTGTGGAACGTGAAACGGGCGCTGGACCCGGCCGAGCGGCTCAATCCAGGCAAGGTGCTGCCGTGA